TACAAAAGCAAGTATCAAAGGTGTACCTATATCATTCTAAAGACGATTCACTTGTTCCCTACGAAGACTCTGTACATTTATATGAATTGTTACCAGAGGCAGAATTTCTGCAGTTTGACGAAAGAGGTCATTTTCTGACGCCAGATTTCCCAGAGCTTTTTGAAAATGTTAAAAAAGCATAAGAAAAAGCGGCCGTGAGGCCGCTTTTTCTATTGAACTAAACTGTTATCCGGTTATTCCGGGTATTTTCCAGTTGCGATGAGCAATGAGGTATTTCTTAGGGTCTTCATCCATATCTATAAAGTCGTCACAGACTTCACGGAGTTTTGATGATGAAGATTTACCAAAGCTAATAACCTCAACTTGCGTTCCTGAATGACGTTGGAGATATTCCACAAGTGGAATAAAGTCCCCGTCACCTGTTGCAAGTATGACGGCATCGAGCTTAGGTGCCATAGTAACGGCATCAATTGCCATGCCTACGTCCCAATCGGCCTTCTTTGCACCACCAAAAAAGATTTGTAGATCTTTCGTAATGATTTCGATACCAAGCTTTTTCATAGCCTCAAAGAAGCTTTGTTCTTCGCCTGATTCCGTAGTAACCACATAGGCACGCGCTCGTATGAGCTGGCGTCCCGCAACACTTTCTTTCAAGACATTGTCGAAATTGACTTTCGCCTTGTAGATATTCTTTGCGCTGTGGTAGAGGTTTTGAGTGTCGATGAAAACACCGACACGTTGTTCTTTATGTTTAATAACTGACATAAAAATAGTTTCTTAAAAAATTACACTGAGTAAAAAATTCGACCAAACATATCAACAAAATCCATTCCGGAAGAAATGTATCCATTTTGCACAATTACTTGTTAAAAGTTTTTTAATAATACATTGCATTATTTCGAAACTTTTAACTTCGTACTTGCACCAAAATTTTCATATTTCTTCTCGAAAGCAATTTTGCTGATATGTTGTGTATGTATCATACAGTACGACTAACCAAGAATGCAAAAAGTGCACAAAAGTGCACTTTTATAGGAGAGTTCTTTTTTATTTAAAAATTACTTCTTTAATCCAAGTGCTTTTACGAGCTTGCCATATACTTTTGAGTCTTTGCTCTCAAGATACTTAAGGTGCTTGCGGCGATCCGCAACCATCTGTAGAAGACCTCGACGTGAGTGGTTATCCTTATGGTTCTTTTTAAGGTGTGAAGCGAGTTCGTCGATACGTTTACTCAAAACTGCCACTTGTGCCTCTGGAGAACCAGTATCACCATCGTGTCGTTGTCCTTTTTTTAGAGCGTTAGCTTTTTGTCGTTTTGTAAGCATGATATACACAAAATATGCCCGGTAATTGCTGTACGAGACAACATATCCGGACGTGAGACAAATATAGCACAGTTTATATCTATTGGCAACCCCACCCCTCTCTTTTGCGGTTTGCGGGCATTATTACTCACTACTCATGATAAACTATGCATAATGAGTTCTAGTCTCGAAAATAGTAAGCAAGAGTTCCTTGAATACCTAGAAATTGAGCGAGGGCGTGCTGTGAAGACAGTTGAAAACTATGATCGATACCTTGTTCGTTTTTTTGACCACACCAAAGTAAAGAACCCGAAAGATATAACTGAAACAAAAGTACGAGAATTCAGGCTTTGGCTTAACAGGCAAGTTACCCAAAATGGAACAACAGTAAAGCGTAGAACACAAAACTATTATTTAATTGCTATTCGTGCATTTTTAAAGTTTTTACGAAAACGCGGTATCACGAGTCTTTCTCCTGAGCGTATTGAATTAGCAAAAGTTTCTCAGCGTGATCTTGATTTAATCACACGTAAAGAACTTCAGCGTCTTCTGGCTGCGCCAATGCGGGCGTATGAAGAGAGCGAAGATGAAGCAGTTAAATTACGGGCTATTCGTGACAATGCGATGTTACAACTCTTGTTTTCAACAGGCCTTCGTGTTTCAGAACTAACCTCACTAAATAGCGATATTGATCTTTCGAAAGATGAAATGTCAGTACGCGGTAAGGGTGACAAAGTGCGTGTTGTATTCTTTTCGCCCGAAGCAAAAAAAGCAGTTCAGAGATATTTAGATGAACGAAAAGATTTAGATGAAGCCCTGTTTGTAAATATGGGTCGCAACGCGAGCGAACACAATGATTTACGTCTTACTCCAAGAAGTGTGGAACGTGCAGTCAAACACTATGCAACTCGTGCTGGCATTACAAAAACAGTTACACCGCATGGCTTACGGCACAGTTTCGCAACCGATTTATTACAAAATGGAGCCGACATTCGTAGCGTGCAGGCACTACTTGGGCACGCTAATATTGCAACCACTCAAATATACACACACGTTACGGACAAACACCTTAAGGACATTCACAGTAAGTTTCACAATAAAGGAAAGTAAAACGTCGAGGATGGTATCCTCGACGTTTTCATTTCTCGTCATGCAATAATTTTTGTAAGTGCTCGATCACCTCTTGTGGGCACGTACGTACATCGTTTAAGAAAGTACTCAAAACCTTTTGAACTGTTTCTGGATCTCCAGGATATGCACTTTCAAATAGTGCTTTCTCGTGTACTCCGTAAAGGTGAGACACCTCATCAAACAGTGCGTTTATTTGCATGCATTTTTCTCGCTGACGTTTAGTTAGGGTTGGTCGCGGTTTTATACCAAAGACCTTCTCAAACTCCTTACGAGATAGACGCCCGTATTTCTTCATAAGGTCTCCTTTCTTCTGGTGCGAGTGTGCCATGAAACAGAAAGGTGCACAATGTGATAGCATTCTGACATGAGAATTGTTTCATGGAATGTAAACGGACTGCGAGCAGTGCATCGAAAAGGAAACTGGAATGACGTTTTTGCACTTAAGCCTGATGTTCTTTGTTTACAGGAAATAAAAGCACAAAAAGATCAGTTGCCTGATGATGTTACCGAAGTCGATGGGTTTCATGCGTACTTTAATTCATCACAAACAAAGAAAGGTTATGCGGGTACAGCTTTGTACTCGAAAAGGAAACCGCTAAACGTTTCATATGGTTTACCAGACGATATAACTGAGAAACATAGTTTACTTACTGATGGATATGGAGAGCCAAACAGAGAAGGGCGCGTGATAACAGCAGAGTTTCCTGAGGTTTTCGTAGTAACAGTGTATACACCTAACACCAAAGATGATCTTTCGCGCCTTGAATTACGCCACAAACATTGGGACCCAGCGTTTCTCGAGTACTGTGTAACATTACAAAACAAGAAACCGGTCATATTCTGTGGTGATTTGAATGTTGCACACAAACCAATTGATCTCGCACGTCCTAAGGAAAATGAGGGGAATAAAGGCTTCACAGTACAAGAACGACAAGGAGTAGATAATATGATAGAGGAGGGTTTCATAGACACACTGCGCATGTTTTTTGCTGATACCAAGGATTTATATACGTGGTGGAGTCCATGGAACGGTGCACGAGATCGTAATGTTGGATGGCGCATTGATTACGTATTTGTGAGTGAGCAGTTAGAAGACATAGTGCAACATGCAGATATACATCCAGATATACACGGGTCTGACCACTGCCCGGTGTCGCTAGACGTAGAAATCTAAAGGACATTTTATAAAGGACAAATGTCCTTTAGCTCTAACGGACATTTATCCACAAGGACATAGAAAATGTCCTTTATACATTGTATAATGTCCGATAGATCGTTCTTTAGGATAAAGTTAAGTTCTTTTCCGTTCTTTATAGTGTCTTCATGTGTTGTAAACAAAACAAAAAACACACACAAACTCCGTACAATATGCGTACACACGATGTGAAATCGTTTACGTATAAACAAGGAACACTTTCCTTGTTAAAACAATCAGCACGGTAGGCACAAAAAATAAGCAAAAACCACCTCTGGGAAGCCTTGAGGATTCGCACAGAAAAAACCGCGAATCAACAAATATAGCGTATCACCCACATTATCGAGACCGCCTTTAGGCGGTTTTTGCGTACTAAAAATCCTCCGCTTAGTTTTCTAAGTGGAGGATTTTTAGAGCTAGGATACGTGATGCTTTTTTCGAAGCGCTTCTATTTCTTTTTCGTCCTCTTCTTCCCTTCTGTCTTTTCCTTTTTCTCCAAGTTTTTGTAACTCGTTTATTGGCAATTGAGCTAATTCAGCAGCCCTGTCTTCAAGGTATTCAGGGGTGTTTTGTTTTGGCTCATCAAGAACCTCTTCAAGAAGTGCATGGAGTATCCATCCTACTTTTGGTCCTGGCCCGTCACCTAATATTTCAATAATTTTGTCGCCATTAATTTTGAGCATAGCAACTGAAATAGGATCACGAAGCGCTTCGTCAACCATGGATTTGTATTTGCGAAAACGAAATGGTTGTTCTTTTGGCCGGCCCGTACCAATGCGATCGCAGGTGCGTAATTCAAGCAGTTCCTGAATGTGGTCAACTCCAACATTTTGTATCATTCGACGAACTGCACTGAGAGTTATTTGGTCAGGGTCGGAGAAAAACATATGCCAACGGACGAGCTTCTCTACGTTGTGTGCAGTATCTTTTGGAAATTTCAAGTCTCTTAATATTTTGCGTGTCATACGCGCTCCAATAACTTCGTGCCCATAGAATGTGTAATCATTTTTTACTGTGTCACGACGTCGGCTTTCTGGTTTCCCTATGTCGTGTAGTAATGCAGCAAGGCGTACATCAAAAGAATAGTTTTTGTCTGCGGCATGCTGTAGGCTGCGCATAAGGTGTTCGAACACATCGTATGAATGCGCTTGGTTTTGCTCACATCCAATACCCTCTTTGAGTTCAGGAATGATGTATTCCATTAATCCTAAGCGTTGTGCAAAAAATACTGCCTGCATCGGCGTGTCTGATGCAACGATTCGCATGAGCTCGTCTCGTACGCGTTCTTGAGAAACTTTTTCAATAAGCTGCGCATGCTCTGCTATTGCCGAGGCAGTTTTTGATTCGATTGTGAAGTTGAGCTCAGCTGCAAGGCGTATTGCACGCATCATACGTAGTGCGTCCTCTGTAAAACGATCTGTAGCTTCCCCGACAGTAACAATACGTTTTAATCGTATGTCCTCTACCCCTTTATATGGGTCTACAAGCTCGTCGCGCGTTGGATTGTATGCTATGGCATTCATCGTGAAATCACGTCGCTGTAGGTCGTCTGTGAGATTCTTGCTAAATGTTACTTCATCAGGATGGCGCGCGTTGCTGTATGTTGATTCGATTCTATAAGGGGTCACCTCGACCACTTTGAGCGTGGGGTCGTCAGACTCCGTTTTTACACCGACA
This genomic stretch from Candidatus Kaiserbacteria bacterium harbors:
- a CDS encoding NYN domain-containing protein → MSVIKHKEQRVGVFIDTQNLYHSAKNIYKAKVNFDNVLKESVAGRQLIRARAYVVTTESGEEQSFFEAMKKLGIEIITKDLQIFFGGAKKADWDVGMAIDAVTMAPKLDAVILATGDGDFIPLVEYLQRHSGTQVEVISFGKSSSSKLREVCDDFIDMDEDPKKYLIAHRNWKIPGITG
- the xth gene encoding exodeoxyribonuclease III encodes the protein MRIVSWNVNGLRAVHRKGNWNDVFALKPDVLCLQEIKAQKDQLPDDVTEVDGFHAYFNSSQTKKGYAGTALYSKRKPLNVSYGLPDDITEKHSLLTDGYGEPNREGRVITAEFPEVFVVTVYTPNTKDDLSRLELRHKHWDPAFLEYCVTLQNKKPVIFCGDLNVAHKPIDLARPKENEGNKGFTVQERQGVDNMIEEGFIDTLRMFFADTKDLYTWWSPWNGARDRNVGWRIDYVFVSEQLEDIVQHADIHPDIHGSDHCPVSLDVEI
- a CDS encoding tyrosine-type recombinase/integrase; the protein is MSSSLENSKQEFLEYLEIERGRAVKTVENYDRYLVRFFDHTKVKNPKDITETKVREFRLWLNRQVTQNGTTVKRRTQNYYLIAIRAFLKFLRKRGITSLSPERIELAKVSQRDLDLITRKELQRLLAAPMRAYEESEDEAVKLRAIRDNAMLQLLFSTGLRVSELTSLNSDIDLSKDEMSVRGKGDKVRVVFFSPEAKKAVQRYLDERKDLDEALFVNMGRNASEHNDLRLTPRSVERAVKHYATRAGITKTVTPHGLRHSFATDLLQNGADIRSVQALLGHANIATTQIYTHVTDKHLKDIHSKFHNKGK
- the rpsO gene encoding 30S ribosomal protein S15, whose translation is MMLTKRQKANALKKGQRHDGDTGSPEAQVAVLSKRIDELASHLKKNHKDNHSRRGLLQMVADRRKHLKYLESKDSKVYGKLVKALGLKK
- a CDS encoding HD domain-containing protein, giving the protein MRHSVPQEVLTIVTTLENAGFEAYLVGGCTRDLIRNKIPKDWDLTTNANPEEIQKIFPDSFYENDFGTVGVKTESDDPTLKVVEVTPYRIESTYSNARHPDEVTFSKNLTDDLQRRDFTMNAIAYNPTRDELVDPYKGVEDIRLKRIVTVGEATDRFTEDALRMMRAIRLAAELNFTIESKTASAIAEHAQLIEKVSQERVRDELMRIVASDTPMQAVFFAQRLGLMEYIIPELKEGIGCEQNQAHSYDVFEHLMRSLQHAADKNYSFDVRLAALLHDIGKPESRRRDTVKNDYTFYGHEVIGARMTRKILRDLKFPKDTAHNVEKLVRWHMFFSDPDQITLSAVRRMIQNVGVDHIQELLELRTCDRIGTGRPKEQPFRFRKYKSMVDEALRDPISVAMLKINGDKIIEILGDGPGPKVGWILHALLEEVLDEPKQNTPEYLEDRAAELAQLPINELQKLGEKGKDRREEEDEKEIEALRKKHHVS